CAGTACTCTTTGTTTTGTAGTTTCTTTCTAATTGTCGTATAATACTATAGGCTTGGTTCATACTACCTTTTCTCATGAAGTCTTCTATCTTATCACAGTTATTAACTATTTCTCTCTCTTTTGCGTCTCTGCACATCGTAGTTATTCTATTTGTAAGTTTCCTATAATTATATAAGCTTTCACTATCCgtcttatttttgtattttcttctCTCTATCATTAAGTCAATTATTTCCTTAGTAAGCCATTCTTTCCTCGGTGAAATCTTTTCTTTTTCTAAGCATTCTTCCGcagtatttataattatgtcacGAATATTATTCCATCTTAATTCTATATTAATATCATGTTCATTATTATATATGTTGTTTTTATATACTTCtaatttattacctattttattactATATTGCACTTTGCCATCACTGTTCTTATCTTTAAGTTTGATGAGATCCACAATCTTTGGTTTTCTTTTTCGTTTATTCTTCCTTACTTCTAAGTTATATGTCGTTATCAGCAGATTATGGTCGGTATTTAAATCTGCTCCCGGTAGTGTTTTACATAATTGCACTTGAGATCGATATttgtttttacataatatgtaatcTATCTGATATCTGCCAATGTCTCCTGGCATTTTACATGTATATAATCTACGTTTCGGTTGTTGGAATATTgtattactaataaataaattatttttcttacaaaaTTGCACTAATCGGTCTCCCCTCTTGTTCCTTTTGCCTAATCCAAATTTTCCTACAATGTTATCCTCTATTCCTTCTCCTACTACCGCATTGAAATCTCCCATAATTATCAAATTGTCATTATCTTGCACTGCATCCAATATTGTGTCTATGTTATCgtacattttttcaatttcATCATCAGGATGACTCCCGGTTGGCATATAAACCTGTATCAAGATCAGTGGgttgtgattttattttaacagcTGTAATTCTGTCATTATAATGTATGGTGACCTGACTgacccgtcttaaaataaaattttagtagatgataagtataaccttttgacttctgagccctatttctagaaaaaggcttcgtttttgggacatggtgttgtataactttttagtgtggaatttaataagttttcgtttcgccatacacagtattcacattaaacccaaaaattccgagaaaaaaagaaaaaccaaagatggcgtttgatccccgtggtccccgaagctccaattttatgacacgcaaacagggatccctgaaattgtaggtgtcaaatttcattacggtcactattgtttaaaccccatttaagacttaaaatctgtttttgtagtcacatttttaagttttacacatttttcctccatttattttagtaaatttgtattgcatagcactcgtgtaccaattatggatctactgatgtctattttattgaaatccactcaatagtttaggcgctagaagtaaaaatatgatttactattcggcggctattcaaggcggctgtattaagttttctttaataaaacaggtgtatacaggttgtgaagggcaagaggaatctaccgatatgtcattttaaaaaatccgtccagtatcctgagctacagggtgtactgattttcagtatttaaaccataaccctactttctgtttaagtcgcagtcgagtaaaatgttgatattggagtagaacgtgtacaaatgaataggcaaaagtggaattcatattcctccaagtttcatattaagagaatatcccctgaaagggtataagcgctaaatctggattcagctattattttctataacaagatgtattttttccgcaaagttatctaggacttttttgtgtagaatttaataagctttaatgttgccttacaccatattttcatagataacgtatgattagagtaaaacgcaaatttctccaggatggtacacattttccaagatggctgcgattcctcgaggtccccaaatgtcaaatagtgtggacatgaaaaagagactaattaacatacataccaaatttcatatctttggaaggatttcgaggtgagacttaatcagATTGTGCTATTATATGTACTCTTTATTTTGAACGTTGTCGAGATACAAGACTTAGTAGGTGTAACAAATACAATCGTTCGGTCAAATGCCGCATGTATCGAAAATTCACATGCGATGCAAGATCTATGAAACCCTTGACACACGCTAAACCTGTGGTTCTAGAAATCCGTCTTCATGCAAGCTCCACGGCTGCTAAGGCATTGAGCGGCGAATAATCCAGTGAGCGATACTTGCTATAGGTATACAAAAGAGACTGCCAAAGTTTAAAATACGTAAAGATAGAGCAACCCTAAGAGACCTCTTTATGTAGGCGCATTGCCGCGTCGAGTTATTGTAGGGGCCTAGGGGGTCTTAAGTACGAGTATGTATTCCCAACTCAAACCACACATAAACACAGGCATTGCTATGGCAAACATAGAATATCACTAGAACTTTGTCTTTAGGTGCGTAAAGTCCAGGTATAGAAAATGCGTCGTTTGATTGCGCGTATAATTAGCGCAACTCATGCTAGGCTCGCATAAAGTGTGCAATCTATAGCAAACTAGCGCGTGTACTTGCGAATCTGGACGCATCTTTAGAATGGGTGTTTTTTTGTATTCAGGATCCACCGCTGCAGCCACAAGTACCAGCTGCGTACGAGCCCGACTAACGGTTCCGCTTCGATCACCAGCCCCTTTCTGCACTGCACCGCATCTCTGGGGCAGACCCAGCATCTCTTTGTGCGGTACGTAAGCAAACCAACCCTGCAAAGGCAAGATAATAATTTTAGgtcaggaaatgaatgcccaaaaaaagttatagagggaaatgcttggaacacaatttttgacttcgtagctttgtttcatatcaaaagtccccggccgtaaccctggtgctggggtatctcggaaactatgcgtcttagcgacttggacacctttccgaagtaaaaacatataaactttaaacaaataactttttttttaatttcccagGCTCGATAATACACCAGAGCGTAACGGACGATATAGTAACTAGTGTAGTGGATCAACCCACTAGCACTACCAGGTACAACTGGGACACGTCTAAAAAGGTAGTAGATCACGATAAGATACAATGGGCACTATCAACATTTCAGCCATACAAAGCCCCGGGGCCAGATGGGATCTACCCCATACTACTACAAGAGGGCGCCAATGTACTAATACCACACTTAGGTAGACTGTACAGAGCGTGCATAGCCTTCGGACACGTGCCACGTGTGTAGAAGATGGTAAAAGTAACATACCTGCCTAAACCAGGCAAAGCAGATTACACAAAAGCCAAATCGTACAGGCCGATAAGTCTGTCATCATTGGAGAAACTGGTAGACAGACATATAAGGGATGGTCCTCTTAAGAGACATCCACTGCACCAATTGCAATGTGCGTACCAGCCGGGTAAATCGACTGAAACGGCACTACACCTGGTGACAACCAGAGCAGAGCAGGCGATAGAGAACAAGGAACTATGCCTAGCCACTTTTCTAGACGTGGAGGGGGCATTTGACCGCACCACGTATCAGGCAATCAGCATTGCAGCATCTAAACATGGCATAGAACCGACAATCTGTAGATGGATTGGTACTATGCTAGCCGACTAATAAAGTCCACCCTCATGGGAGATAAAATATTAGCCACGGCCACGAAGGGTTGcccacaggggggggggggggggttcttTCACCGACTTTCTGGAGCCTGGTAGTGAACTCACTGCTGGAAGAACTAAACAAAGGCCCAATATACACGGTAGGGTATGCAGATGATTTAGTGATTCTTGTAAACGGGAAATTCCCGGGAACGGTATCGGAAATCATGAATACAGCACTGAAGCAAGTGGAGAGGTGGTGCAACCATCATCAACTCTCCATCAATCCTGGCAAAACAGTAGTAGTATACCAGGAAAAAGACCCTTAACGGCATGAAGcagctgaagctttatggaagggtactggaaatgtccgatgaagtgaaatatctaggtttaacactagataaagaactgaactcgaaaaagcatgtcgaaactaccataaccaaggcactgagggtgtttggaatgtgtagaacggcatatggcaaaacgtggggtttaaacccaaaggtactgagatggatctataccatgatggtaagacctatcattctgtacggatgcctggcatggtggccaaggacactaaagagcacatgcagggatgcccttacgaaaatacaaagaacggcgtgcatggctattactggcgcgtttagaacgacgccaacagcggcgatggaggtactactagacctcccgccgctACACCTAGTGATACAGtctgaggcgcggaaatcgttacacaggctggctttgacaggcctctggagcgataGCAAGCTAAAGACTAAATAGGCCGGtcagcacagttcaaaatgtatgagaaatctacattaattctcacattagagattttttgagatgtgattacctatattacaaataatatattttgaaaaaaatctccacaaaatatgtcaatttttttttataaatccaaattattactaaaatagaaaaataaaccaaaacatcaatccccacactagagattttctaatatgctgttctcaagcatatactcattaaggtttttatattttcttccagcttgacacagaaacctgccctcaataactttctttattaattttttttttacataaaaataacaactaatgtgtacataaaaattacatgttaattaagctctttatatttacttctacaaaaaaatctgtttttatattttcttccagcttgacacagaaacctgccctcaataactttctttattaaaattttttttttacataaaaattacaactaatgtgtacataaaaattacatgttaattaagctctttatatttactatattctacaaaaaaatctctaacgtaaatgaatccgtttaattactattaaccatttttgtttcgatttttttttgttgcttatagaaaatggacactcgacttttgtttcaccttcataaatctcttactcatgttagtgtaataacaaaaaaaatctcacgtatatgtaatattgtatggaatacaaccataattattacgacgtccaagctatttaaattacccacgcagacactaactgacgggtactgattcactgtagagaacgtttgatcgacttccatatctccgtctcacttcaatgttcgcggtagacgatcggtccgcttgaactgccgagagttcgcgatgcggtcgaccgttaattctcccatgactaacttacccagtttcatcggtacgcgtaacgattatttacgcatgtttaattttgattgcgcgcttacttaacacacctcaggcaaagctccgataaaacgcgcaatgcatacattgcggcatatatctcacggttgtcagctatgaggctatgacatagcaatgacagacagtggcagttagtgccaaattagaatacagacttttctaccaaccataaagtttagtgcaaagagaattttaaaatccttagtgaaaacctcacggtttgtgcgaaattgagcgttaagctatgctatgctagcTATGAtagctatgctaataaagatgatggtgtgatttacggaaattaataatagatataatttattttattgtataatacattcccgtttcatttacacccaatattatatctttttccgtaatcaaatgcgtttataattactgtaaccgtctgtgtagtgtgtagtgtaccataatatacgcgatggtttgtcctccgggcccaaaatcgatgatcccctttgattatttattttaaatgaacgtcaaaatccagacaggaaatttgattttgacatttacggctactgccgtagcagtcgacagcaatgtcgcgcttcaatattgctgcagtcgactgcattgctgcagaaaacgtgaaaaaggtcattcaattcaatgggtagtagggttatgagatgaaatgacgcaataatgaaactttagtaaattaacaatattatattaaatcattattacatattattttactcGCACTAAAAggttttaatacagttgcgaaaaaattataaaaacaacaagtgaggaataaaaacaacaagtaaggaataaaaactttggaaacttaaaacgccgcttagtaagcaaaaacgcctcttttttgacaggcgtttcggcagctattcctttaaagtgatattttccagaatgaacaataaatgggctacattgtccattttttatttagtgcaaatcgccacactgtaattgtaacagggaaaattgacacaaaaaattacataacatttaaattttttgtaaacaactcattttttttgtatggaaaggtctaataattatttcaaaaatgaattcctcgttcctaaattatacgaaaatgatatataagttgccctagttgctaagaacaggaagaaatatagcatagattggacttggggagccgaccctttcaccccccttttggggggcgttacgatctcgtggctaccgggctgaatcagttttatttgccctaaggaacaatcaatcgtgccaagcggcatcgcctgagacaaaagtgcatactcaatgcgcttacttaccactataatttaataataaaattaatgggccctggagggaaattctctgaaaaccttaagttagctcattttacttaaagaagaCATTCTTctgtttttaaaaagaaactaaactgcattcaaaggtttttaatttattttttcaattttgcttgtctaaaaatattcttgagtactaaatatttatttatttatttattttaaactttattgcacaagaacaagtacaaatagCGGACTTAAttccttgaggcattctctaccagtcaaccactgggccaaacagaaattgttaaggtgggtgcagtgcgatgcgaaaaaaaaaatttctaaatataaattctaatactaacgccaatatacaaactagtaatatttatatactataatacctttataaactacataaataaacaatataaatatatatacaaatttatcatataatatacataaatatatatttgcatgtgCGGGGAAGGGGGGAGCGGGGGGGGTGTCCCACTAGACAGTATCTAGCAGGTGCTTGTAGAGCATTCGTTTGAAAGTCAGCTTGTTTGGGGCTTGTCTAATCGTTCGAATCGAATTCCAAAGACAGATTGCTTGAACAGCGAAAGAAGACGTGAGAAAACCGGTATGGTGAGGGAGAACAGAGAGTTTAAGAGAGCGGGCAGCGCGCAGCTCGCAGCCTGGGCGTGGGGTAATAAAGCTGAAGTTACATTTGAGATATTCTGGAGTGATGGGCTCAAATAGGATAGAGAAGAGTGAGGTGAAATATTCgattgtatggaaattttgtacggcagacgagtgtaagacctaatgtttcttgaagaaatgttatcattaacagtaactgtatcgactagtagaataaaatagggagtgtttattgtttggaatttttagtcggttcgattcccaggcgagacaagcgaatttcaaaaaacctttgattgcagttttgtttctttttaaaaataaaatgagctaacttaaggttttaaggcactttcccttcagggcccataaaaaatttccacactgtatattcagagcacgtcttattctcaactgttagaccttagactaatataactcgatcacaagtttccttacaattatacgtaatcgagggccaggttcatactggtttcatgtcgcgatgcgctcgctgacaaataccaagcggtaagaattgctgacatttgcgtcttttcactctcacagctcccactactaaaagcatcggatgacaggatcgttgaaaagggacaaacatatcgtttgacgttacgttactcttctcgtgaattgtcaaaatttaaaattcgaaattagctttataatttgtccgggcggctattcgaagtataactaagtggacggtccttactaaccagtaagattcagatcaagcataatagatagttgtaagacttcaagggtctatttatatctgacacagcatccagtattctaaacgttttgtgaatagatataaaaatttgacagctatcgtttttcatataaagacagacacttaatgcattgaactattgaaccttaacgcaatgccataagccataaggtatactttcctaatataccttgaggctaattcgaacttttttattaaagatgtcatttttttcattagcgtgtgcgtttcgctcgtactagttaaaatatgttttggtgcgagcgagacggtcgggcgaatgataacaaaatgatatattattgacatcttaaataaagttcgaattggcctctgtgaatgcctggaaataccgcatactttttaatttttttatgctggaaattgatttaattatcgagagaaaaatgaatatgttattcttccataacttgtgcagttactggcaaaaaactagaaatgtccattaattgagcagaacattatttgctgtttgtttccaaaatcttgctgctattctacaaaaatagtagtgactcgggagatttttaaacatgatcgatacaactacttcataaccaccatagtaaacttttctctcggtgtgggagttcctcggtcatgaaaaactaacaaaataattatttgtttcaataaatctataatttacattattgtcgagagatattctgaccttgtagtcgtataagcttcataacccattctacgaaaaatatcttatgtgggaattattgtttaagtagtataaaatatttaaaaaaaag
The Cydia strobilella chromosome Z, ilCydStro3.1, whole genome shotgun sequence genome window above contains:
- the LOC134754088 gene encoding uncharacterized protein LOC134754088, with product MPTGSHPDDEIEKMYDNIDTILDAVQDNDNLIIMGDFNAVVGEGIEDNIVGKFGLGKRNKRGDRLVQFCKKNNLFISNTIFQQPKRRLYTCKMPGDIGRYQIDYILCKNKYRSQVQLCKTLPGADLNTDHNLLITTYNLEVRKNKRKRKPKIVDLIKLKDKNSDGKVQYSNKIGNKLEVYKNNIYNNEHDINIELRWNNIRDIIINTAEECLEKEKISPRKEWLTKEIIDLMIERRKYKNKTDSESLYNYRKLTNRITTMCRDAKEREIVNNCDKIEDFMRKGSMNQAYSIIRQLERNYKTKSTVILDETGNMLLDNKEVAERWKRRIIQRRRVK